GTGGCGGTGGCGGTAATGCCGTACAGCATATGTGTGAAGAGGTTTCTGATGTTGAGTTTTTTGCCCTAAATACAGATGGTCAGGCATTATCAAAATCAAAAGTTCAAAATATATTACAAATCGGTACAAACCTAACAAAAGGTTTAGGTGCTGGTGCTAATCCTGAGATTGGTAAGAGAGCAGCAACTGAGGATAGAGCAAAAATTGAGCAACTTTTAGAAGGTGCTGATATGGTTTTCATCACTGCTGGTATGGGTGGCGGTACAGGTACAGGTGGTGCACCTGTAGTTGCTGAAGTAGCAAAAGAAATGGGTATACTTACGGTAGCTGTAGTTACTAAGCCTTTCCCTTTTGAAGGACCAAGAAGAATGAAAGCAGCTGAGCAAGGTATAGATGAATTAACAAAGCATGTTGACTCTATAATTACTGTGCCAAACGAAAAACTTCTAAGTGTGCTTGGTAAGGGTGCATCACTAATAGATGCATTTAATGCGGCAAATGATGTTTTAGGTAATGCTGTAAAAGGTGTGTCTGAGCTTATTACTAAGCCTGGTCTTATCAACGTTGACTTTGCTGATGTTAGAGCAGTTATGACTGATATGGGTCTAGCGATGATGGGTATGGGTGAAGCTACTGGCGAAAACAGAGCTAGAGAAGCCGCAGAAGCTGCTATCTCAAGTCCACTTTTAGAAGATATCAATCTGGATGGTGCTAAAGGTGTAATTGTAAATATTACAGCTGGTATGGATATGTCTATCGGTGAATTTGAAGAAGTTGGTGAAGTGATTAGATCTTTCATCTCTGATGAGGCTATCGTGATAGCTGGTACAGTTATCGACTCAGATATGACTGATTCTATGAAAGTGACAGTAGTTGTTACTGGTATAGAGAAAGTTGCAATGAAAAGAGGCTTTGGCGTAGAGAAAACATCTAGCCAGCAACAAAGTGCTTCAAGCTTTTCGAATAAAACCTCAGCACCTTTCTTAAGAAAAGAGACTGAAATTATTACTGGTGCTAGTAATGCGCCAAAAACTGATTCTGATGATGTAAATAAATCAGATATTCCTAGTTTCTTAAGAAGAAGATAATAAAAATAACAATTAAGAGAGAATAATGAAACAAAAAACTATAGCAAAAGAATTTTCTGTAACGGGTGTTGGTTTACATTCTGGTATAGATGTTTCTATGACTGTTAAGCCAGCTGATGTTGACACTGGTATAGTATTCCGTCGTGCTGATTTAAGTCCAGTTGTTGATATCAAAGTTAATCCATCTAGTATTAAAGAGGCTGTGATGTGTACTCTTTTAACAAAAAATGGTGATCAAAATTTATCAGTTTCAACAATTGAACATTTGATGTCTGCACTTGCTATGTTTGAAGTTGATAATGTATTGATTGAGGTTAATGCTCCAGAGTTACCAGTAATGGATGGCAGCTCTTATGAGTTTACACAATTATTAAAAGAGGCTGGTATTGTTGAGCAAAATTCTGCTAGAAATGGTATCAAAATCTTAAAACCTGTAAGAGTTGAGCATGAAGATAAGTTTGCAGAGGTTTTACCTAGTGATACATTAAAATATGAGTTTAAGATTCAATGGGATCATCCTGTAATTGCGGCAACAAAGGATCACATAGTTTTTGAGTATGATCTTGATGAGTATATTAAGATGGTTTCAAAGGCTAGAACATTTGGCTTTTATGAACAGCTTGCCTACTTACATCAAAACAATCTTGCAAAAGGAGCATCGTTAGATAATGCTGTTGGTATTGCTAATGAGGGTGTGCTTAACGAAGGTGGTTTGCGTTATGATGATGAGTTTGTAAGACATAAACTCCTAGATGCGATTGGTGATTTCTATGTTGGCGGTTATATTTTAGGGCATTTCAACTGTTTCAAGTCAGGACATACTCTTAATAACAAGCTTCTACATGCTATCTTTGCTGATAAAGATGCGTGGGAATGTATTTAGTTTTGTTTTAATCTTAATCTGTTAAAATTATATTTTGTTCTTTTATATCGATTGCTAGAGCTTGTTTAATAAGCTTTGTATTTTCATCATTATGGATTTTATTTATAGCATTTTCACGCTTAATCTCAGCAGGTGATTTTTGATCAGTTGAGACTCTATCTATAGGTAGGTTTTTGATATCTAACCTAAAACTAGCATTGTTAAGATACTCACTAATACTTGCTTGAAGTTTAGCTATACTTTGAGGATCAAGCTCAAGGATTTTTTTGGCATCTTCATTTAGATGGATTACAAATGTTTCACCATTATCACTAATAAGATGGCTATTAAAAGCTAAAGTTTTTGTAAAACCTTTTAGTTTTATCCTATTAAGGAGATTAAACCACTTTTTATCAAGTGCTTGTTCTTGAATATTCTCATTAGTTGTTGGATTATTATTTTGTGTTACAGCAGGTTTTACAGTTTGTTGAGATTGTTCTGGCTTAAATGTATTTTTAAGTAAGCTTATATCATTTCTAGCAGTTGTTGCGTTAGCAACTATTTTAGAGGTCTGGGTTACATCAGTTAGGTTTTTTTTTTGAAACGCTATAAGTCTAAGAATAGCCATAGTTACACCAGTTTCAAAATTTGGTGCTAAAGCAATATCTTTTTTAGCAATTATCGTTAATTGATATAAGAAGTGTGCTTGTTCAATTGATATTTTTGCCAAAATATTATTGATTATATCAACATCAATATCATTAATAGCATCTAAAGACTGTGTAAAGCTATAAATACAGCAAGCAAACCAAATTTCGGCGATTCTATCTAGTACAGCATCAGCACTACTTTCTGTAAGTGCTAAATTTTTGACAGCTGGCAGTATGGCTTTTGGATCATTATCAATAATCGCATTGATAATACTATATACTTCTTCACTGTCTATGATTCCGAGCATTTGTTTAATCTGAGCTTGCTTAAGTTCACCACTACAAAAGCTAATAGCCTGATCAAGTAAGCTTAAAGCATCTCTTAAGCTGCCTTTGGCATGATAAGCTATATACTCAAGTGACGGCTCATCTGAGTTTATATTCTCTTTAGCTAGGACTGTTTTTAGTTGATCTTTGATGTCAGCCTGTGAGATATGCTTCAGATGAAGTTGAATACATCTAGATAGTATCGTAACAGGAATCTTATGATAATCTGTAGTCGCTAGGATAAATTTGACATATTCTGGCGGCTCTTCAAGGGTCTTTAGTAAAGCATTGAAACTTTGCTTAGAAAGCATATGTGCCTCATCGATTAGATAGACTTTATAGCGTCCTTGTGATGGCATATATTGGATATTATCTAAGATTTCTTTGGTCTCTTCGACACCTGTACGTGAAGCAGCATCAATTTCAATCAAATCCATAAAACTATTATTGTTGATTGCTACACAGTTTTCACATTTGTTGCAAGGCTCTGCAGTAACACCAGTTTTACAGTTTAGACATTTTGCTAAGAGTCTACCAAGTGTTGTCTTACCAACCCCACGCGTACCTGTAAATAAGTAAGCATGGTGGATTTTTTGAGTTTCTAAAGCATGCACTAAACTGTTAAGAGCATGTTGCTGTCCAGCAACTTCTGAAAATGACTGTGGGCGATATTTTCTTGCTAATGCTTGATATGACATTTACAAATTAATCTATTAGAAAATCTTATATTAAATGATAACAGACTTAAGCTAAAAGAATAAGAGGGTATTTAGATAACTTTGAATAGTCTTTATTTGTAAAATTTAGCGTAAAAATATAAAATCTATAGACAAATTTATAATAATAAAAATCTAAAAAATGGAATCTATAAATTATAAGCTTGTGTTAAAAGATCTAACGGCCCGTATTAAATCTTTACGGGACTATCTTTGACTACGATGCTAAGAAAGAAAAGCTAACAGAAGTCTTAATGGAGCTAGAAGATGGCGCTATTTGGGACAATCCAGAGTATGCACAAAGTTTAGGTAAACAAAAGGTTGAGCTAGAAAGTGTTGTAAATAGTTGTGAGCATATTTCAGAGACATTAGAAACTCTTAGCGAACTTTTAGAAATGGCAGAGCAGGATGAGTCACTAATGCAAGAAATTGCTCGAGATACACGGGATGTGGCTAGTGAAATTGAAAAGCTAGAGTTTAGAAGAATGTTTTCTGGTAAGATGGATGCTAATAATGCCTTTTTGGATATTCAGTCAGGTTCAGGAGGAACCGAAGCGCAAGATTGGGCAGAGATGCTGATGCGGATGTATATGCGTTGGGCAGATAGCCATGGCTTTAAGGTAAGCGTTGATAATGTTTCAGATGGCGATGTTGCAGGTATAAAAGGTTGTACACTGAAAATAGAGGGTGAATATGCTTATGGTTGGTTGCGTACCGAAACTGGTATTCATAGGTTAGTGCGCAAATCACCTTTTGACTCAAACAGTAAACGTCATACATCTTTTGCATCGGTGTTTATCTCACCTGAGGTTGATGATGATATTGATATTGAAATAAATCCTGCTGATTTACGAGTCGATACTTATCGCGCTTCTGGGGCAGGTGGTCAGCATGTAAACAAAACTGATTCAGCTGTGAGAATAACGCATATTCCAACAAATATTGTAGTGCAAAGTCAAAGTGATAGGTCACAGCATAAAAATAGAGATAACGCGATGAAACAGCTTAAGTCAAAGCTATATGAGATGGAGCTACAAAAGCGTAATGCTGAAAAGAATGCTCTTGAAGACTCAAAAGCTGATATCGGCTGGGGTAGTCAAATCCGTTCGTATGTGCTTGATCAGTCACGTATCAAAGATTTAAGGACAGGAGTGGAAAACACCAATACTCAAGCAGTATTAGATGGTGATTTGGATAAGTTTATTGAGGCTAGCTTGAAAAGTGGGTTATAATACATACTTTACAAAGAATGGTTCGCTACTTACTATGTAAGTTTTAGCAACATACTTTTTGCAGTAGCAGCCCTTTGACTTGGCTCAGGGGTCGAGTATGCAAAACTGCCTAGCACTTGTTGCTGCTTATTTGCATGATAATGGTATCTACAAAACTCGCATAAGTTCAGACAGTTGTAGATACTTCAAATTATCATTGCAAAAGCTATCCGTAAAAGTGCAAATTTTTATGATAATAAGGTTCAAAAAAATGAGTAGTAAATTAAAAGATTTGATAAAAACAGCGATAAAAGAATATTTAGATGCTAATGATATAACAGTCAAAGATGCTATCAGAGGTAAGATTAGAGAGCAAATTAGTGAGTTTTTAGGTGAAGTAAGCGAGATAAATGAGCAAGTCAAAGAACAAATTGTAGCACTTGTGAAAAAGCATGTAACGGAGTTACAAGAAAGCTCACAAATTGCCTTGAGAAAAGAAAAGTTAAAAACTTTAGCTCAGCAAAATAACGGTATAAGTCACCCGAATGGTTTCCGAAGAAATGCTGTTGCTGCAGAATTACAAGCTCGCTATGCTGATAAAACCAAGCAAGAATTAGAAGAGCTAAATAACAAGCAACAATATAATTTGACAGGCAGAGTAGTTTTGCGCCGTGTCATGGGTAAAGCATCTTTTATAACACTACAAGACTACACAGGCAGAATCCAAGTTTATCTAAAAAAGAGTGACTTGTCAGAGGGACAATATGAAACCTTCAAAAATCTATGTGATTTAGGTGATATTGTCGGTATTTCAGGAAATATGTTTAAGACAAATACGGGCGAGCTTTCTGTAGAAGCAAACCATTTTGAGGTTTTAACAAAGGCGATTCGTCCGCTACCAGATAAATTCCATGGTTTGGCAGATCAAGAAATGAGATACCGCCAGAGATATGTTGATTTAATTACAAATGAAAAAGCGCGTGAAGTTTTTAAGGTGCGTTCAAAAGTTGTAAGTTTTATCCGTAACTACTTTGATAAATTAGATTTTATGGAAGTAGAGACGCCTATGATGCATGTTTTACAAGGTGGTGCTGCTGCTAAGCCATTTAAGACACATCATAATGCTTTGGATATGCCTTTATACTTGCGTATTGCTCCAGAGCTTTATCTAAAAAGACTAGTTGTTGGTGGTTTTGAGCGTGTTTATGAGATAAATCGTAATTTTAGAAACGAGGGGGTATCTTCGCGCCATAATCCAGAATTTACAATGCTAGAGTTCTATATGGCGTACGCTGATTATAACGATCTTATGGATTTAACAGAGGATATGCTTTCTAAGCTTGTACAAGAAGTTATTGGTAGTGAAGTACTTGAGTATGGAGAGTATAAAATCAACTTTGGTGGTAAGTACGAGCGTATCTCAATGGTTGATTCAATTGTTAAATATAATGATGATATTACCAAAGAAGATTTAGCAACTTTTGAATCAGCTAAAAAGGTTGCTGAGAAATTAAAAATAAAAGTAGAAACATTCCATGAACTTGGACACCTGATAAATGAAATATTTGAAGACACTGTTGAGCATAAACTTATTCAGCCAACATTTATCACGGATTATCCAGCGGTAGTTTCACCACTAGCGCGTAGGCAAGATGGTAATCTAGAATTTACAGATAGATTTGAATTCTTTGTCGGAGCGCGTGAGATTGCTAATGGCTTCTCTGAGCTTAACGATGCTGAGGATCAAGCTGAGCGCTTCAGAAAACAGGTTGAAGCGGCTGCATCTGGTGATG
This Francisella opportunistica DNA region includes the following protein-coding sequences:
- the prfB gene encoding peptide chain release factor 2 (programmed frameshift), whose translation is MESINYKLVLKDLTARIKSLRDYLDYDAKKEKLTEVLMELEDGAIWDNPEYAQSLGKQKVELESVVNSCEHISETLETLSELLEMAEQDESLMQEIARDTRDVASEIEKLEFRRMFSGKMDANNAFLDIQSGSGGTEAQDWAEMLMRMYMRWADSHGFKVSVDNVSDGDVAGIKGCTLKIEGEYAYGWLRTETGIHRLVRKSPFDSNSKRHTSFASVFISPEVDDDIDIEINPADLRVDTYRASGAGGQHVNKTDSAVRITHIPTNIVVQSQSDRSQHKNRDNAMKQLKSKLYEMELQKRNAEKNALEDSKADIGWGSQIRSYVLDQSRIKDLRTGVENTNTQAVLDGDLDKFIEASLKSGL
- the lpxC gene encoding UDP-3-O-acyl-N-acetylglucosamine deacetylase, encoding MMKQKTIAKEFSVTGVGLHSGIDVSMTVKPADVDTGIVFRRADLSPVVDIKVNPSSIKEAVMCTLLTKNGDQNLSVSTIEHLMSALAMFEVDNVLIEVNAPELPVMDGSSYEFTQLLKEAGIVEQNSARNGIKILKPVRVEHEDKFAEVLPSDTLKYEFKIQWDHPVIAATKDHIVFEYDLDEYIKMVSKARTFGFYEQLAYLHQNNLAKGASLDNAVGIANEGVLNEGGLRYDDEFVRHKLLDAIGDFYVGGYILGHFNCFKSGHTLNNKLLHAIFADKDAWECI
- the ftsZ gene encoding cell division protein FtsZ, which produces MFDFNDSMVSNAIIKVVGVGGGGGNAVQHMCEEVSDVEFFALNTDGQALSKSKVQNILQIGTNLTKGLGAGANPEIGKRAATEDRAKIEQLLEGADMVFITAGMGGGTGTGGAPVVAEVAKEMGILTVAVVTKPFPFEGPRRMKAAEQGIDELTKHVDSIITVPNEKLLSVLGKGASLIDAFNAANDVLGNAVKGVSELITKPGLINVDFADVRAVMTDMGLAMMGMGEATGENRAREAAEAAISSPLLEDINLDGAKGVIVNITAGMDMSIGEFEEVGEVIRSFISDEAIVIAGTVIDSDMTDSMKVTVVVTGIEKVAMKRGFGVEKTSSQQQSASSFSNKTSAPFLRKETEIITGASNAPKTDSDDVNKSDIPSFLRRR
- the lysS gene encoding lysine--tRNA ligase, producing the protein MSSKLKDLIKTAIKEYLDANDITVKDAIRGKIREQISEFLGEVSEINEQVKEQIVALVKKHVTELQESSQIALRKEKLKTLAQQNNGISHPNGFRRNAVAAELQARYADKTKQELEELNNKQQYNLTGRVVLRRVMGKASFITLQDYTGRIQVYLKKSDLSEGQYETFKNLCDLGDIVGISGNMFKTNTGELSVEANHFEVLTKAIRPLPDKFHGLADQEMRYRQRYVDLITNEKAREVFKVRSKVVSFIRNYFDKLDFMEVETPMMHVLQGGAAAKPFKTHHNALDMPLYLRIAPELYLKRLVVGGFERVYEINRNFRNEGVSSRHNPEFTMLEFYMAYADYNDLMDLTEDMLSKLVQEVIGSEVLEYGEYKINFGGKYERISMVDSIVKYNDDITKEDLATFESAKKVAEKLKIKVETFHELGHLINEIFEDTVEHKLIQPTFITDYPAVVSPLARRQDGNLEFTDRFEFFVGAREIANGFSELNDAEDQAERFRKQVEAAASGDDEAMPYDKDYIRALEYGMPPTAGQGIGIDRLVMYLTNSQSIRDVILFPHMKPE
- the dnaX gene encoding DNA polymerase III subunit gamma/tau, with protein sequence MSYQALARKYRPQSFSEVAGQQHALNSLVHALETQKIHHAYLFTGTRGVGKTTLGRLLAKCLNCKTGVTAEPCNKCENCVAINNNSFMDLIEIDAASRTGVEETKEILDNIQYMPSQGRYKVYLIDEAHMLSKQSFNALLKTLEEPPEYVKFILATTDYHKIPVTILSRCIQLHLKHISQADIKDQLKTVLAKENINSDEPSLEYIAYHAKGSLRDALSLLDQAISFCSGELKQAQIKQMLGIIDSEEVYSIINAIIDNDPKAILPAVKNLALTESSADAVLDRIAEIWFACCIYSFTQSLDAINDIDVDIINNILAKISIEQAHFLYQLTIIAKKDIALAPNFETGVTMAILRLIAFQKKNLTDVTQTSKIVANATTARNDISLLKNTFKPEQSQQTVKPAVTQNNNPTTNENIQEQALDKKWFNLLNRIKLKGFTKTLAFNSHLISDNGETFVIHLNEDAKKILELDPQSIAKLQASISEYLNNASFRLDIKNLPIDRVSTDQKSPAEIKRENAINKIHNDENTKLIKQALAIDIKEQNIILTD